In a single window of the Antedon mediterranea chromosome 1, ecAntMedi1.1, whole genome shotgun sequence genome:
- the LOC140045107 gene encoding uncharacterized protein has product MWKRQNERHIKEYLTEKPSEIDWLSLDPVMSQYYCILQNIRRGCGYLEMLKEDLDEALMQADSLREALAVLEQEEQKKKHEQVLRTIESQQKSTVSATSEVQAQADQLQTCIDQQAAELVVLRDSQTKARKLIEQFECSREEKNKEIDSLKVLKKLFFFSLFSVQASSGVTVLSVHWLNPLAPEFEGPQSMNSPLQLPSVKGPLRSTKPEAYASCITPLILYIFATIFKCMVIHMNMNNPT; this is encoded by the exons ATGTGGAAACGTCAGAACGAACGACACATCAAAG AATATTTAACAGAAAAGCCGTCGGAGATTGACTGGCTGAGTTTAGATCCAGTGATGTCccaatattactgtatattacagAATATCCGCAGAGGATGTGGATAC ttggaGATGTTAAAAGAAGATCTAGATGAGGCTCTAATGCAAGCGGACAGTTTAAGAGAAGCGCTAGCAGTATTGGAACAAGAAGAACAGAAAAAGAAGCATGAGCAAGTG CTTAGAACGATTGAAAGCCAACAGAAGTCAACAGTGAGTGCAACATCTGAAGTCCAGGCTCAGGCTGACCAACTTCAGACCTGTATAGACCAACAGGCAGCAGAGCTTGTGGTGCTGAGGGACAGCCAAACCAAAGCTAGGAAGCTTATTGAACAGTTTGAATGCAGtagagaagaaaaaaataaagagaTCGACAGCCTTAAGGTAttaaaaaagttgttttttttttctttgttctCTGTACAAGCCTCCAGTGGTGTAACGGTTTTGAGTgttcactggctaaacccattGGCCCCAGAATTtgaggggccccagagcatgaacagTCCACTACAACTACCCAGCGTTaaagggccccttaggagtacTAAACCAGAAGCCTATGCCTCCTGCATTACACCACTGATACTCTACATATTTGCAACCATATTTAAATGCATGGTGATccatatgaatatgaataatcCAACATGA